From Ignavibacterium sp.:
GATAATAAGTATGGGACTTCTTGCCTATGCAGTAAAACATATTCCGGTAGGCACTGCTTATGCTGTCTGGACGGGCATTGGAGCAGTTGGTACAGCAATACTTGGAATTATTCTTTTCAATGAATCGAAAGAATTTATAAGACTATTTTTTATTTTTTTAATTGTTGTTGGTATAGTAGGATTAAAAATATTCTCTGGTAGTGAATGATTATTCTTTAACTTTAATTACTTCACCAATTTTAGCTAACTCATTGAAAAGTTGCTCTGTAAGAATAATGTCCGTTTTAATTTTTAATCCGGCTTTATTCATACATCTTGCTAACCACGTATTGCAGGTATTAAACAAATGATATTTCCCTTTTGCCGCATAAAAAATTATTTGTCCGCCAGCTTTCGAACTTAAAATTTTTTCTCCGGAATCATCTCTGTCAAAAGTATCATCAATGAACTTTAAAATTTCCTTAAACTGTTCATCAGTTACGATCATCTTAACTACTATTTCGGATAAATCAAAATAAAGTTCTTTGGGAATAGATATTCCTTCAACTCTTAATGTACTTGAAGTTGGATATAAAAGTGCTTTGAAAGCAAGCTCCCAATCAAAATCCGGATACTGATAAAATTCTTCGTCACCCCAACCAATATCAATCAAATTATAATTTCTGAAATTTTTAACAACCGGGAAAATGTTTGAGTCAATATCGGAAGTTCTAAAAACTATTGCCGTATGCCATCGCTGCTTAATGAAATAAATTTCATATCCTACTTCATCACCAGC
This genomic window contains:
- a CDS encoding DUF2459 domain-containing protein; its protein translation is MHNLVIFPVIFFFLNTSPALQINVIAGDEVGYEIYFIKQRWHTAIVFRTSDIDSNIFPVVKNFRNYNLIDIGWGDEEFYQYPDFDWELAFKALLYPTSSTLRVEGISIPKELYFDLSEIVVKMIVTDEQFKEILKFIDDTFDRDDSGEKILSSKAGGQIIFYAAKGKYHLFNTCNTWLARCMNKAGLKIKTDIILTEQLFNELAKIGEVIKVKE
- the sugE gene encoding quaternary ammonium compound efflux SMR transporter SugE yields the protein MYWLILVVAGLFEVAWAIGLKYTDGFSKLVPSIFTIVSMIISMGLLAYAVKHIPVGTAYAVWTGIGAVGTAILGIILFNESKEFIRLFFIFLIVVGIVGLKIFSGSE